A stretch of the uncultured Cohaesibacter sp. genome encodes the following:
- the secY gene encoding preprotein translocase subunit SecY, which produces MASAAEQLAANINFGAFAKAEELKKRIWFTLGALLVYRLGTYIPLPGINPEALAQAFNNNQNGILGLFNMFSGGAVGRMAIFALGIMPYISASIIIQLMTTVSPTLEALKKDGERGRKVINQYTRYGTVVLATLQAYGISVGLEGSTNIVMDPGMFFRFSAVLTLVGGTMFMMWLGEQITARGIGNGISLIIFSGIVAGLPSAVANTLELGRQGSLSTVVILGVLAVAIIVIAFIVFMERAQRRLIIQYPKRQVGRQMFQGETSHLPLKLNTAGVIPAIFASSLLLLPITVANFVSGQGPDWLNTVTALLGHGQPLYMILYAALIVFFVFFYTAIVFNPQETADNLKKHGGFIPGIRPGQRTAEYIDRILTRVSVLGAIYMVLVCLLPEFLISATGVPFYFGGTSLLIVVSVTMDTVSQIQGHLLAHQYEGLVKKSKLRGKRR; this is translated from the coding sequence ATGGCTTCGGCAGCAGAACAACTCGCCGCTAACATCAATTTTGGCGCCTTTGCAAAAGCAGAAGAGCTCAAGAAGCGCATCTGGTTCACGCTGGGTGCTTTGTTGGTTTATCGGCTCGGTACGTATATTCCGCTTCCAGGGATCAATCCTGAAGCTCTGGCGCAAGCCTTTAACAACAACCAGAACGGCATTCTGGGGCTGTTCAACATGTTCTCTGGTGGCGCGGTCGGCCGTATGGCGATCTTTGCGCTCGGGATCATGCCTTATATTTCCGCCTCCATTATCATTCAGCTGATGACCACCGTGTCTCCGACACTGGAAGCGCTGAAGAAGGATGGGGAGCGCGGCCGAAAGGTCATCAACCAATATACCCGTTACGGTACTGTGGTCCTTGCAACCTTGCAGGCTTACGGCATTTCCGTCGGTCTTGAGGGATCGACGAACATCGTCATGGATCCGGGTATGTTCTTCCGTTTCTCCGCTGTGCTGACGCTGGTTGGCGGCACCATGTTCATGATGTGGCTTGGCGAGCAGATCACCGCACGCGGCATTGGTAACGGTATTTCCTTGATCATCTTCTCCGGTATTGTCGCAGGCCTGCCATCTGCAGTTGCCAATACCCTTGAACTTGGCCGTCAGGGTTCGCTTTCCACCGTTGTCATTCTGGGCGTTCTTGCTGTTGCAATCATCGTGATTGCCTTCATCGTCTTCATGGAGCGTGCGCAGCGTCGTCTGATCATTCAGTATCCGAAGCGTCAGGTCGGGCGTCAGATGTTCCAGGGTGAGACCTCTCACTTGCCTCTGAAGCTCAATACGGCTGGTGTTATCCCAGCGATCTTTGCCTCTTCGCTGTTGCTGCTGCCCATTACGGTTGCCAACTTTGTATCGGGGCAGGGGCCAGACTGGCTCAATACTGTCACCGCGTTGCTCGGGCATGGTCAACCTCTGTATATGATTCTATATGCGGCCTTGATTGTCTTCTTCGTTTTCTTCTACACAGCCATTGTGTTCAATCCGCAGGAAACCGCGGACAATCTGAAGAAGCATGGCGGCTTCATTCCGGGCATCAGACCAGGGCAGAGAACTGCAGAATATATTGACCGTATCCTGACCCGTGTGTCGGTTCTGGGTGCCATTTATATGGTTCTGGTTTGTCTTCTGCCTGAATTCCTGATTTCGGCAACGGGTGTGCCATTCTACTTCGGCGGGACTTCCCTGCTGATTGTGGTCAGTGTCACGATGGACACTGTGTCACAGATCCAGGGACATCTGCTGGCCCATCAATATGAAGGGCTGGTCAAAAAATCGAAGTTGAGGGGTAAACGTCGATGA
- the rplX gene encoding 50S ribosomal protein L24, whose protein sequence is MAAKLKKGDRVIVLAGKDKGKSGEIVQVMPAEERALVRGINMVKRHQRQTQAQEGGIINKEAPIHLSNLALADPKDGKPTRVGFTVKEDGTKVRVAKRSGDVIDG, encoded by the coding sequence ATGGCTGCGAAACTCAAAAAGGGTGATCGCGTCATTGTTCTTGCCGGTAAAGACAAGGGCAAGAGCGGTGAAATTGTGCAGGTAATGCCAGCTGAAGAGCGGGCACTGGTGCGCGGTATCAATATGGTCAAGCGCCATCAGCGTCAGACGCAGGCTCAGGAAGGCGGCATCATCAATAAAGAAGCCCCGATCCACCTGTCCAACCTGGCACTGGCGGACCCGAAAGACGGCAAGCCAACACGCGTTGGTTTCACTGTCAAAGAAGACGGCACCAAGGTGCGCGTGGCCAAACGTTCAGGAGATGTGATCGATGGCTGA
- the rpsH gene encoding 30S ribosomal protein S8, with amino-acid sequence MAMTDPLGDMLTRIRNAQMRSKTKVSTPASKLRQRVLDVLASEGYIRGYTTVEFEGGKSELEIELKYFDGEPVIREIQRVSKPGRRVYASVKNIPRIQNGLGVSIVSTPKGVMADHDAREQNVGGEVLCRVF; translated from the coding sequence ATGGCAATGACCGATCCCTTGGGGGATATGCTGACCCGCATTCGCAATGCGCAGATGCGTAGCAAAACCAAAGTTTCCACTCCTGCATCCAAATTGCGTCAGCGCGTACTTGACGTTTTGGCTTCAGAAGGGTACATCCGCGGCTACACCACCGTCGAATTTGAAGGCGGTAAGTCCGAGCTCGAAATCGAATTGAAATATTTCGATGGAGAACCGGTGATCCGTGAAATCCAACGCGTGTCCAAGCCTGGCCGTCGTGTGTATGCGTCTGTGAAGAATATTCCGCGCATTCAGAACGGTCTTGGCGTGTCGATCGTCTCCACTCCTAAAGGGGTGATGGCCGATCATGACGCTCGTGAGCAAAATGTGGGTGGTGAGGTTCTGTGTCGCGTCTTCTGA
- a CDS encoding Do family serine endopeptidase, which produces MSLSNKLAILTVVAVAAGVGGAVSEYFMSSDMMTKAVAAPPVVDRVPASKSEMQLSFAPVVEAAAPAVVNVYATRRVQQRSRSPFFDDPFFERFFGGNGFGQPRERVERSLGSGVIVDPSGVIVTNHHVIKGATEVRVALADRTEFDADIILDEERTDLAILKIRDAKQTFPSLGFADSDELKVGDLVLAIGNPFGVGQTVTSGIVSALARTHVGISNYQFFIQTDAAINPGNSGGALVDVHGRLVGVNTAIFSRSGGSNGIGFAIPANMVRLVAEGAISGKGVERAWFGGSLQMVTADIAEGLGLERPRGVLVTGLDADGPAGEAGLQIGDLLLQVNGKDVDSPDAFEYRYATVDLGDTVQLMILRDGKEKNLTVRTAKAPERPPRDAVLIDGYSPFGGATVYNLSPAVAQELGVDTGLKGVVVAKVEQGSTADRLGVRVGDIIRRLNGEVIRTTRVLEILTGQNFRLWRMEIERNGQTIKTTISG; this is translated from the coding sequence ATGTCCCTATCGAATAAACTCGCCATATTGACTGTCGTTGCTGTGGCGGCTGGTGTGGGCGGCGCCGTGAGTGAGTATTTCATGTCCTCCGACATGATGACCAAGGCGGTGGCTGCGCCCCCTGTGGTCGATCGTGTCCCTGCCAGCAAGAGCGAGATGCAACTCAGCTTTGCGCCGGTGGTTGAAGCCGCTGCTCCGGCGGTGGTCAATGTCTATGCGACGCGGCGCGTGCAGCAACGGTCACGTTCTCCTTTCTTTGACGATCCATTCTTTGAGCGTTTCTTTGGTGGCAACGGCTTTGGTCAGCCTCGTGAACGGGTTGAGCGCTCGCTCGGCTCCGGAGTGATTGTTGATCCAAGCGGGGTGATCGTTACCAACCACCACGTGATCAAGGGGGCGACCGAAGTGCGGGTGGCCCTGGCGGACCGGACCGAATTTGATGCGGATATCATTCTTGATGAAGAACGCACGGACCTGGCGATCTTGAAGATTCGGGATGCCAAGCAGACATTCCCGTCCCTTGGCTTTGCTGATTCTGATGAGTTGAAGGTAGGCGACTTGGTGCTGGCGATTGGCAATCCGTTCGGGGTGGGCCAGACTGTGACCAGCGGCATTGTCTCGGCCTTGGCGCGGACCCATGTGGGCATTAGCAATTATCAATTCTTCATTCAGACAGATGCGGCGATCAATCCGGGCAATTCAGGTGGCGCTCTGGTGGATGTGCATGGGCGTCTGGTTGGCGTCAATACGGCTATCTTCTCGCGCTCCGGCGGTTCCAACGGCATTGGGTTTGCCATTCCGGCAAATATGGTGCGTCTGGTGGCCGAAGGGGCAATTTCCGGCAAGGGTGTGGAACGGGCCTGGTTTGGCGGCAGCCTGCAGATGGTCACGGCTGACATCGCCGAAGGTCTGGGGCTGGAGCGACCCCGCGGGGTGCTGGTCACGGGTCTCGACGCTGATGGCCCGGCTGGAGAAGCGGGGCTCCAGATCGGGGATTTGCTGTTGCAGGTCAATGGCAAGGATGTCGATAGCCCTGATGCCTTTGAATATCGGTATGCGACCGTCGATCTGGGGGATACAGTGCAATTGATGATTCTGCGCGATGGGAAAGAGAAAAATCTCACCGTGCGCACGGCAAAGGCGCCGGAACGTCCGCCACGCGATGCGGTGTTGATTGACGGTTACTCCCCATTTGGTGGTGCGACCGTTTACAATCTTTCCCCGGCTGTAGCGCAGGAGTTGGGCGTCGATACCGGTCTTAAAGGGGTCGTGGTGGCCAAAGTCGAGCAAGGCTCCACCGCTGACCGGCTTGGGGTCCGGGTGGGTGACATTATCCGCCGGCTGAATGGCGAGGTGATCCGCACCACTCGGGTGCTGGAAATCCTCACGGGACAGAATTTCCGCCTCTGGCGGATGGAAATCGAACGCAATGGTCAGACAATCAAGACGACCATCAGTGGCTAG
- the rpsE gene encoding 30S ribosomal protein S5: MNKKIDREERESEFVDRLVHINRVAKVVKGGRRFGFAALVVIGDQKGRVGFGHGKAREVPEAIRKASDAAKRNMIRVPLREGRTLHHDVAGRHGAGKVMLRAAPPGTGIIAGGPMRAVFETLGVQDVVAKSVGTSNPYNMVRATFDALKAEDSPRGVAARRGLKVSTLQARRRVVDGGRADG; encoded by the coding sequence ATGAACAAGAAGATTGATCGTGAAGAGCGCGAAAGCGAATTCGTCGACCGACTCGTCCACATCAACCGCGTTGCCAAAGTGGTTAAAGGTGGCCGTCGCTTCGGATTTGCTGCGCTCGTCGTAATTGGTGATCAAAAGGGCCGTGTAGGCTTTGGTCACGGTAAGGCGCGCGAAGTGCCAGAGGCTATTCGTAAAGCTTCTGACGCAGCCAAGCGTAACATGATCCGCGTGCCTCTGCGTGAGGGTCGTACGCTCCATCATGATGTTGCTGGTCGCCACGGCGCTGGTAAAGTCATGCTGCGTGCCGCACCTCCAGGTACCGGTATCATTGCGGGTGGTCCAATGCGTGCAGTGTTTGAAACACTGGGCGTGCAGGACGTTGTTGCCAAGTCTGTTGGCACTTCCAACCCGTACAACATGGTTCGTGCAACCTTCGATGCCTTGAAAGCAGAAGACAGCCCACGTGGTGTTGCTGCTCGTCGTGGCCTCAAAGTGTCCACGCTCCAGGCTCGTCGTCGTGTTGTTGACGGAGGTCGTGCTGACGGCTAA
- the rpsK gene encoding 30S ribosomal protein S11 yields MAKDASRVKRRERKNITSGVAHVNSTFNNTMITISDAQGNTISWSSAGAMGFKGSRKSTPFAAQMAGEDAGKKAAEHGMKTLEVEVKGPGSGRESALRALQALGFTITSIRDVSPIPHNGCRPRKRRRV; encoded by the coding sequence ATGGCGAAAGATGCCTCGCGCGTTAAGCGTCGCGAACGTAAGAATATTACGTCCGGTGTAGCGCATGTGAATTCGACCTTCAACAACACCATGATCACCATCTCCGACGCACAGGGAAATACCATTTCCTGGTCTTCGGCAGGTGCGATGGGTTTCAAGGGCTCTCGTAAGTCCACCCCATTCGCCGCTCAGATGGCTGGTGAAGATGCTGGTAAAAAAGCTGCCGAGCATGGCATGAAGACTCTCGAAGTTGAAGTCAAAGGCCCAGGTTCGGGTCGTGAATCAGCTCTGCGTGCCCTCCAGGCACTTGGTTTCACCATCACGTCCATTCGTGATGTGTCCCCAATTCCGCACAATGGCTGTCGTCCGCGCAAGCGTCGTCGCGTCTAA
- the rplE gene encoding 50S ribosomal protein L5, producing the protein MAEAAYTPRLKTQYEDVIRAKMQEKFEFSNPMKMPKLDKIVLNIGVGEAVGDSKKVKSALADLEAIAGQKPVVTKARKSIATFKLREGMPIGVKVTLRGDRMYEFLDRLITIALPRVRDFRGLNGKSFDGNGNYAMGLKEHIVFPEIEYDKVDQIWGMDIIVCTTTSNDEEARALLTEFNFPFSR; encoded by the coding sequence ATGGCTGAGGCTGCATACACTCCGCGTCTGAAGACGCAGTATGAAGACGTTATCCGCGCCAAGATGCAGGAAAAATTCGAGTTCAGCAATCCTATGAAGATGCCGAAACTCGACAAGATCGTGCTCAATATTGGTGTTGGTGAAGCGGTTGGTGATTCCAAAAAAGTCAAGTCTGCCTTGGCTGATCTGGAAGCCATCGCCGGTCAGAAGCCGGTCGTAACCAAAGCGCGCAAATCGATTGCTACCTTTAAACTTCGTGAAGGTATGCCGATTGGTGTGAAGGTTACTCTGCGCGGCGACCGCATGTATGAATTTCTGGATCGTCTGATTACGATTGCACTGCCTCGCGTACGTGACTTTCGTGGTCTTAACGGTAAAAGCTTTGACGGCAACGGCAACTATGCCATGGGCCTGAAAGAGCATATCGTATTCCCAGAAATCGAATACGACAAAGTTGACCAGATTTGGGGCATGGACATCATCGTTTGCACCACGACAAGCAACGATGAGGAAGCTCGTGCACTTCTGACCGAATTCAACTTCCCGTTCAGCCGATAA
- the rplR gene encoding 50S ribosomal protein L18 has protein sequence MAKAQSQFERRRARVRRALKKTANGRPRLSVNRSSKHIYAQIIDDEKGVTLVAASSIEKDLREKLATGADKAAASEVGKLIAERATAAGVKDVVFDRGGYIYHGRIKSLADAAREGGLNF, from the coding sequence ATGGCGAAGGCACAATCTCAGTTTGAGCGCCGTCGTGCACGTGTACGGCGCGCCCTGAAAAAGACTGCCAACGGCCGTCCGCGTTTGAGTGTTAACCGGTCTTCCAAGCACATCTATGCACAGATCATTGACGATGAGAAAGGCGTTACACTCGTAGCGGCTTCCTCCATCGAAAAAGATTTGCGCGAGAAGCTTGCGACCGGCGCGGACAAAGCCGCCGCTTCGGAAGTTGGTAAGCTGATTGCGGAACGCGCAACGGCAGCCGGCGTGAAGGACGTGGTCTTTGATCGTGGTGGATATATCTATCACGGACGCATCAAATCACTCGCAGATGCTGCGCGTGAAGGCGGATTGAATTTCTAA
- the rplN gene encoding 50S ribosomal protein L14 — protein MIQMQTNLDVADNSGARRVMCIKVLGGSKRKYAGIGDLIVVSVKEAIPRGRVKKGDVMKAVVVRTAKAIRRPDGSVIRFDRSAAVLVNNNKEPIGTRIFGPVPRELRAHNHMKIISLAPEVL, from the coding sequence ATGATTCAGATGCAAACAAACCTTGACGTCGCGGATAACTCCGGCGCACGTCGTGTCATGTGCATCAAAGTGCTCGGCGGCTCCAAACGGAAATATGCTGGCATCGGCGACCTCATTGTCGTCTCTGTCAAGGAAGCAATTCCGCGCGGACGCGTTAAGAAGGGCGATGTGATGAAGGCAGTTGTGGTTCGTACCGCAAAAGCCATTCGTCGTCCGGACGGCAGCGTTATCCGTTTTGACCGTAGTGCAGCTGTTCTGGTGAACAACAACAAGGAACCAATCGGTACCCGTATCTTCGGCCCGGTTCCTCGTGAGCTTCGTGCTCACAACCATATGAAAATCATTTCCCTTGCTCCGGAGGTGCTGTAA
- the rplO gene encoding 50S ribosomal protein L15 — protein sequence MKLNEIRDNDGATHYRKRVGRGIGSGVGKTGGRGVKGQKSRSGVAIKGFEGGQMPLHRRLPKRGFNNIFAKDFNTVSVGRIQQAIDAGKLDASATVTVAVLKEAGIVRRLRDGVRLLSDGELSAKVAFEIEGASKAAISAVEKAGGSVKILGEE from the coding sequence ATGAAGCTCAACGAAATTCGCGATAACGACGGCGCTACGCATTACCGCAAGCGCGTTGGTCGCGGCATCGGCTCGGGTGTCGGTAAAACCGGCGGCCGCGGTGTCAAGGGTCAGAAATCTCGCTCTGGTGTTGCTATCAAGGGCTTTGAAGGCGGTCAGATGCCATTGCATCGTCGTCTTCCAAAGCGTGGCTTTAACAACATCTTTGCGAAAGACTTCAACACCGTATCCGTTGGTCGCATCCAGCAGGCTATCGATGCAGGTAAACTGGACGCTTCTGCGACCGTTACCGTTGCCGTTTTGAAAGAAGCTGGCATTGTTCGTCGTCTGCGTGATGGTGTCCGTCTGCTCAGCGACGGTGAATTGTCCGCCAAGGTTGCCTTCGAAATCGAAGGTGCTTCCAAGGCAGCAATCTCCGCTGTTGAAAAAGCAGGTGGATCCGTCAAGATCCTCGGCGAAGAATAA
- the rpmD gene encoding 50S ribosomal protein L30, whose protein sequence is MAKKEQGTVTVEQIGSPLRRPKDQRATLVGLGLNKLHRRRTLQDTPEVRGMIAKVSHLVRVVDEG, encoded by the coding sequence ATGGCTAAGAAGGAACAGGGCACTGTTACTGTTGAACAGATCGGCAGCCCTTTGCGTCGGCCAAAAGATCAGCGTGCTACGCTGGTCGGTCTTGGCCTGAACAAATTGCATCGTCGTCGTACGCTTCAGGATACTCCTGAAGTTCGCGGCATGATCGCTAAAGTCTCTCACCTCGTCCGCGTTGTGGATGAAGGCTAA
- a CDS encoding DNA-directed RNA polymerase subunit alpha, with the protein MIQKNWQELIKPTKLEITPGDDELRLATVVAEPLERGFGMTLGNALRRVLLSSLQGAAVTAIQIDGVLHEFSSISGVREDVTDLILNVKEIALRMESEGPKRMVLRKEGPGVVRAGDIQVVGDVEILNPELPLCTLDVGAELRMEFTVDSGKGYVTATQNRPDDAPIGLIPVDSLYSPVKRVAYKVENTREGQVLDYDKLIMNIETDGSVKPDDAVAFAARILQDQLSIFVNFEEPEKEVVQEQTQELAFNPALLKKVDELELSVRSANCLKNDNIVYIGDLIQKTEAEMLRTPNFGRKSLNEIKEVLAQMGLHLGMEVQAWPPENIDDLAKRYEDQY; encoded by the coding sequence GTGATTCAGAAAAACTGGCAGGAACTTATCAAGCCAACCAAGCTCGAAATCACCCCGGGCGACGACGAGTTGCGTCTCGCCACAGTGGTTGCCGAGCCTCTGGAGCGTGGTTTTGGCATGACCTTGGGCAACGCCCTGCGTCGTGTTCTTCTGTCTTCCCTGCAAGGGGCAGCAGTGACCGCCATCCAGATTGACGGTGTTTTGCATGAATTTTCCTCCATTTCCGGAGTTCGCGAAGATGTGACGGATCTGATCCTGAACGTCAAGGAAATCGCGCTACGTATGGAAAGTGAGGGCCCGAAGCGTATGGTTCTCCGCAAGGAAGGCCCAGGTGTTGTGCGTGCAGGTGATATTCAGGTTGTCGGCGATGTCGAAATCCTGAATCCGGAACTGCCGCTTTGCACTCTGGACGTTGGTGCCGAGCTTCGCATGGAATTCACTGTCGATAGTGGCAAGGGTTATGTAACCGCTACTCAGAACCGCCCGGACGATGCTCCGATTGGTCTGATCCCGGTTGACAGCCTCTATTCTCCGGTTAAGCGTGTTGCTTACAAAGTCGAGAATACCCGTGAGGGTCAGGTTCTCGATTATGATAAGCTCATCATGAATATTGAAACGGATGGTTCCGTGAAGCCAGATGATGCTGTGGCCTTTGCTGCACGCATTCTTCAGGATCAGCTGTCCATCTTCGTCAATTTCGAAGAGCCGGAAAAAGAAGTTGTTCAGGAACAGACCCAGGAGTTGGCATTCAATCCAGCATTGCTCAAGAAAGTGGACGAGCTGGAACTGTCTGTCCGTTCCGCAAACTGCCTGAAAAACGACAACATTGTTTACATCGGTGATCTTATCCAGAAAACGGAAGCGGAAATGCTCCGCACTCCCAACTTTGGCCGTAAGTCGCTTAACGAGATCAAGGAAGTCCTTGCACAGATGGGATTGCATCTGGGTATGGAAGTTCAGGCATGGCCGCCTGAAAATATCGACGATCTCGCCAAGCGCTACGAAGATCAGTACTAA
- the rpsN gene encoding 30S ribosomal protein S14, with protein MAKKSAVEKNKARARLAEKYAAKRAKLKAMAKDESLSLEERFKARLKLAELPRNSASIRIRNRCDVTGRPRGYYRKLKMSRISLRQLGNEGQIPGLVKSSW; from the coding sequence ATGGCTAAAAAGAGCGCTGTCGAAAAGAACAAAGCTCGCGCCCGCCTGGCTGAAAAGTATGCTGCAAAGCGTGCGAAACTGAAAGCTATGGCCAAGGACGAGTCTCTGTCTCTTGAAGAGCGGTTCAAAGCTCGCCTGAAGCTCGCCGAGCTTCCGCGCAACTCCGCATCCATCCGCATCCGCAACCGTTGTGATGTTACTGGCCGTCCACGCGGCTACTATCGCAAGTTGAAGATGTCCCGTATTTCTCTTCGTCAATTGGGCAATGAGGGTCAAATCCCTGGCCTGGTGAAGTCGAGCTGGTAA
- the rplF gene encoding 50S ribosomal protein L6 encodes MSRIGKKPVAVPAGVTATIDGKTVKAKGPKGELSFVLCDDVDAKLTDDGILVEPRSDSKTARSLWGMTRTQILNILTGVSAGFEKKLEINGVGYRAQLKGKDLQLALGLSHDVLYEVPEGITVACPKPTEITVNGIDKQVVGQVAAEIRKYRPPEPYKGKGIRYSDEFIFRKEGKKK; translated from the coding sequence ATGTCACGTATTGGTAAAAAGCCTGTTGCAGTGCCTGCTGGCGTTACTGCAACGATCGATGGCAAAACCGTCAAAGCGAAAGGTCCAAAGGGCGAATTGTCTTTTGTACTGTGCGATGACGTTGATGCCAAATTGACGGATGATGGCATTCTGGTAGAGCCACGCAGTGATTCCAAAACTGCACGCTCTTTGTGGGGTATGACCCGCACCCAGATTCTCAACATCCTCACTGGTGTTTCTGCAGGTTTCGAAAAGAAACTTGAAATCAACGGCGTTGGTTACCGCGCGCAGCTGAAGGGCAAAGATCTTCAGTTGGCTCTCGGTCTGTCACACGATGTTCTCTATGAAGTTCCCGAAGGGATCACGGTTGCTTGTCCAAAGCCAACCGAGATCACTGTGAACGGCATTGACAAACAGGTTGTGGGTCAGGTTGCTGCAGAAATCCGTAAATATCGTCCGCCCGAGCCCTACAAAGGCAAAGGTATTAGGTATAGTGATGAATTTATCTTCCGCAAGGAAGGTAAGAAGAAGTAA
- the rpsM gene encoding 30S ribosomal protein S13 — protein MARIAGVNIPTNKRVIIALQYIHGIGAKFAKEITEQVNIAPERRVSDLTDAEVLKMREVIDAGYTVEGDLRRQTAMNIKRLMDLGCYRGLRHRRGLPVRGQRTHTNARTRKGPAKAIAGKKK, from the coding sequence GTGGCCCGTATTGCTGGCGTCAACATTCCGACGAACAAGCGCGTCATCATCGCGCTTCAGTATATCCATGGCATTGGTGCTAAATTTGCCAAGGAAATTACCGAACAAGTCAACATCGCTCCAGAGCGTCGCGTTTCCGACCTCACCGATGCTGAAGTTTTGAAAATGCGCGAAGTTATCGACGCCGGTTACACTGTAGAAGGTGACCTGCGCCGTCAAACCGCCATGAACATCAAACGCCTGATGGATCTGGGTTGCTACCGTGGCCTGCGCCACCGTCGTGGTCTGCCTGTTCGTGGTCAGCGTACGCACACCAACGCTCGCACCCGTAAGGGTCCTGCGAAGGCGATTGCTGGTAAGAAGAAATAA
- the rplQ gene encoding 50S ribosomal protein L17 encodes MRHGKSGRKLNRTASHRKAMFANMAAALIKHEQIVTTLPKAKELKPIADKLITLAKRGDLHARRQAISQIRDKDMVKKLFDVLGERYTERQGGYTRVLKAGFRYGDNAPMAVIELVDRDPEARGQDSGPTQEVETEDAA; translated from the coding sequence ATGCGCCACGGCAAATCAGGTCGCAAGCTCAATCGCACAGCTTCTCATCGCAAGGCAATGTTCGCCAACATGGCAGCAGCTTTGATCAAGCATGAGCAAATCGTAACCACCCTGCCTAAGGCTAAAGAACTCAAGCCGATTGCAGACAAACTCATCACTCTGGCAAAGCGTGGCGATCTTCATGCACGTCGTCAGGCAATTTCCCAGATCCGCGACAAGGATATGGTCAAGAAATTGTTCGACGTGCTCGGCGAGCGTTATACCGAACGTCAGGGCGGCTATACCCGCGTTCTCAAAGCCGGCTTCCGCTATGGCGACAATGCGCCAATGGCTGTGATCGAGCTTGTTGATCGTGATCCTGAGGCTCGCGGTCAGGATTCTGGTCCAACTCAGGAAGTTGAGACCGAAGACGCAGCGTAA
- a CDS encoding adenylate kinase has translation MRLILLGPPGAGKGTQAERLVQDYKIVQLSTGEMLRAAVAAKTPVGLAAKEIMDRGELVSDEIVVSIISDRVEEADCANGFILDGFPRTIAQAEALTELLKEKNMELDAVVEIRVDEGILLSRIEKRASESAEVRADDNAEALKKRLAVYKAQTEPLIEFYTKTGELKTVDGMQDIDQVAQSIKKVLS, from the coding sequence ATGAGACTGATTCTGCTTGGACCTCCGGGGGCAGGTAAGGGCACACAGGCTGAGCGCCTGGTGCAGGATTATAAGATCGTGCAGCTTTCCACCGGTGAAATGCTTCGTGCCGCAGTGGCTGCGAAGACCCCGGTTGGCCTTGCTGCCAAGGAAATCATGGATCGCGGCGAATTGGTCTCTGACGAGATTGTCGTCTCCATTATTTCCGATCGCGTGGAAGAAGCAGATTGCGCCAACGGGTTCATTCTGGATGGCTTCCCACGCACGATCGCTCAGGCAGAAGCACTCACCGAGTTGCTAAAGGAAAAAAATATGGAACTCGACGCAGTGGTCGAGATCCGCGTAGACGAAGGAATCCTGTTGTCTCGCATCGAAAAGCGCGCGTCTGAAAGCGCCGAAGTTCGTGCCGATGACAATGCGGAAGCCCTGAAAAAGCGTCTTGCCGTTTACAAGGCGCAGACCGAGCCTCTGATTGAGTTCTATACCAAGACCGGCGAATTGAAGACGGTTGATGGCATGCAGGACATTGATCAGGTCGCACAGTCGATCAAGAAGGTGCTGAGTTAA